The Candidatus Coatesbacteria bacterium genome includes a region encoding these proteins:
- a CDS encoding amidohydrolase family protein, producing MTAPVEQRPLVIKGGTVVDPARGLYAPADVLVEGDRIRALERGVVCAGARQLDCGGLFVVPGLIDMHVHLREPGLEDKETIRTGSRAAALGGFTSIACKANTGQFVDNEAALEYVRSIGAGGGPVNVFPIAALTRGLASRGVAPLRELREAGAVALSDDGHPVHGALLLYAALRYARDLGFLVISHAEDERLSGGGVVGGGSYAVRSGLEGICPEAEEVGTARDILVARHTGVPLHIDHVSTARSVELIRRYRRRGCDLSAEATPHHFTLDTDSLELDFDPNIKMNPPLRSRADRLAVIAGLTDGTLEIIASDHAPHTVAEKDRPIQQAPFGVVGLETMLGLTLTELVEPGHLSFAEAVRKLSANPARRLGLAGRDSLVEGSVADITVIDREASWTVDPAVFVSKGANTPFAGRELRGRAVHTVVGGRVVVEHGELVVD from the coding sequence ATGACGGCGCCCGTCGAGCAGCGTCCCCTGGTGATCAAGGGCGGCACCGTCGTCGATCCGGCCCGGGGGCTCTACGCGCCGGCGGACGTCCTGGTCGAGGGCGATCGGATCAGGGCGCTGGAGCGCGGCGTTGTGTGCGCCGGGGCGCGTCAGCTCGACTGCGGCGGCCTGTTCGTGGTTCCCGGCCTGATCGACATGCACGTCCATCTGCGCGAGCCGGGGCTGGAGGACAAGGAGACCATCCGCACGGGCAGCCGGGCCGCGGCCCTGGGCGGCTTCACCTCGATCGCCTGCAAGGCCAATACGGGCCAGTTCGTCGATAACGAGGCCGCCCTGGAGTATGTACGCTCGATCGGCGCCGGGGGCGGTCCGGTCAACGTCTTTCCCATCGCGGCGCTGACCCGGGGGCTGGCCAGCCGCGGGGTGGCGCCGCTGCGCGAGCTGCGCGAGGCCGGCGCCGTGGCCCTCTCCGACGACGGCCATCCGGTGCACGGCGCCCTGCTGCTCTACGCCGCCCTGCGTTACGCCCGGGACCTGGGCTTTCTGGTGATCAGCCACGCCGAGGACGAGCGCCTGTCCGGCGGCGGTGTGGTCGGCGGCGGCTCTTACGCCGTGCGCAGCGGCCTGGAGGGGATCTGTCCCGAGGCCGAGGAGGTCGGTACGGCCCGGGATATTCTGGTGGCCCGCCACACCGGCGTCCCCCTGCACATCGACCACGTCTCGACGGCCCGCTCCGTCGAGCTGATCCGCCGCTACCGTAGGCGGGGCTGCGATCTCTCCGCCGAGGCCACGCCCCACCACTTCACCCTGGATACCGACTCCCTGGAATTGGATTTCGATCCCAACATCAAGATGAACCCGCCGCTGCGCTCGCGGGCCGACCGGCTGGCCGTAATCGCGGGCCTGACCGACGGCACCCTGGAGATCATCGCCAGCGACCACGCCCCCCACACCGTCGCCGAGAAGGACCGGCCGATCCAGCAGGCCCCCTTCGGCGTGGTGGGGTTGGAGACCATGCTGGGGTTGACGTTGACCGAGCTGGTCGAGCCCGGTCACCTCTCCTTCGCCGAGGCGGTGCGCAAGCTGTCGGCCAATCCGGCCCGGCGGCTGGGCCTGGCCGGCCGGGACAGCCTGGTCGAGGGCTCCGTGGCCGACATCACCGTCATCGACCGCGAGGCCTCCTGGACAGTCGATCCGGCGGTCTTCGTCAGCAAGGGCGCCAACACGCCCTTCGCCGGGCGGGAGCTGCGCGGCCGGGCGGTGCATACCGTCGTCGGCGGCCGGGTGGTCGTCGAGCACGGCGAGTTGGTGGTGGACTGA
- a CDS encoding prepilin-type N-terminal cleavage/methylation domain-containing protein, whose amino-acid sequence MNLRRTVSASLRSRRGLTLVELVIALAIFAVIMVPIVLILTSAGGGYAATSQRIQLERRARQALEAITGALADAGADPTGAGVFEAVPEAAPTAVTVAADLGGDEPGTPPDGDAEDPAERLGFRLLPGGELVAEVQQPGEAFERLSRTLTRDVRDFSLRYLDPRDRPLPPDKLTEDELEGVLARRRIRSIEIRLELAPPGGEAIVFTSRVTPRNLAATRLPGPGGGGFPRGEEAATAEGPAVPAEGAPPTGPPELVSQGAAAELRGAGIGDPVVIFYSPAAGGRLGGPTPVAAAAEDDDGTVRQVDFYLDDRVLGADGYAPYQTPSYWNPLSGEFAVADGHHLLYALAVDNRNNYGSDALLVETAGAGGPALLLDAAHPAYLADSRNAACWIANGGDADLVVTELRPAWNRDGLLLESVALDGDLLYSSSEGSASGASVRLEQALVLPPGQSGELTLGFTAAPGALRPSLEEARLAVLFADGVGRRWGVHCLLTPTAFKVSNLLVSGSHYASRWSDYYETARLTAGARPYTDEDFTLTTLPTSYEAPLWIRAPDADRVKGLDEPELGADYLGSIHTDNRLHLYLLYTDDATPPLWIRDRFIESDYVFTTDNPRAERLRLWLAVAPPGEIVFYGNRSAGASDNADCMYLLGLGGLFSE is encoded by the coding sequence ATGAACCTGCGGCGGACAGTCAGCGCGTCACTACGCTCCCGACGGGGCTTGACCCTGGTCGAGCTGGTGATCGCCCTGGCAATCTTCGCCGTGATCATGGTGCCGATCGTGCTGATCCTGACCAGCGCCGGGGGCGGCTACGCGGCGACGAGCCAGCGGATCCAACTGGAGCGCCGCGCCCGCCAGGCCCTCGAGGCGATCACCGGCGCCCTGGCCGACGCCGGCGCCGATCCCACGGGGGCGGGCGTTTTCGAGGCCGTGCCCGAGGCCGCGCCGACGGCGGTCACCGTGGCCGCCGATCTGGGCGGCGACGAACCGGGAACACCGCCCGACGGCGACGCCGAGGATCCGGCGGAGCGGCTGGGTTTCCGCCTGCTGCCCGGCGGCGAGCTGGTAGCCGAGGTCCAGCAGCCCGGTGAGGCCTTCGAGCGTCTGAGTCGCACCCTGACCCGCGACGTGCGCGACTTCTCCCTGCGCTACCTCGACCCCCGCGACCGACCCCTCCCGCCGGACAAGCTGACCGAGGACGAGCTGGAGGGGGTGCTGGCCCGGCGGCGCATCCGCAGCATCGAGATCCGCCTCGAGCTGGCCCCGCCCGGAGGAGAAGCGATCGTCTTCACCAGCCGAGTGACCCCGCGCAACCTGGCGGCGACCCGCCTGCCCGGCCCCGGGGGCGGCGGCTTCCCCCGGGGCGAGGAGGCGGCGACCGCGGAAGGCCCCGCCGTCCCCGCCGAGGGCGCTCCACCGACGGGTCCGCCGGAGCTGGTCTCTCAGGGTGCGGCGGCGGAGCTGCGCGGCGCCGGTATCGGCGATCCCGTCGTCATCTTCTATTCTCCCGCCGCCGGGGGACGCCTGGGCGGGCCGACCCCCGTGGCCGCCGCCGCCGAGGACGACGACGGCACCGTGCGCCAGGTCGATTTCTACCTCGACGACCGTGTGCTGGGCGCCGACGGTTACGCCCCCTACCAAACCCCGAGCTACTGGAATCCCCTCTCCGGCGAGTTCGCCGTGGCCGATGGCCACCACCTGCTCTACGCCCTGGCCGTCGACAACCGCAATAACTACGGCTCCGACGCCCTGCTCGTCGAGACCGCCGGTGCCGGCGGACCGGCCCTGCTGCTGGACGCCGCCCATCCCGCCTACCTGGCCGATTCCCGCAACGCCGCCTGCTGGATCGCCAACGGCGGCGACGCCGACCTCGTCGTCACCGAGCTGCGCCCCGCCTGGAACCGCGACGGGCTGCTGCTGGAGAGCGTGGCCCTCGACGGCGACCTCCTCTACAGCTCCAGCGAGGGCTCGGCCTCCGGAGCCTCCGTCCGCCTCGAACAAGCCCTCGTCCTGCCCCCGGGCCAAAGCGGCGAGCTGACCCTGGGCTTCACCGCGGCCCCCGGCGCCCTACGGCCCAGCCTGGAGGAAGCCCGCCTGGCCGTGCTGTTCGCCGACGGCGTCGGCCGACGCTGGGGCGTCCATTGCCTGCTGACACCGACCGCCTTCAAGGTCTCCAACCTGCTGGTCAGCGGCTCCCACTACGCTTCGCGCTGGAGCGACTACTACGAGACGGCCCGGCTGACCGCCGGCGCACGCCCCTACACCGACGAGGACTTCACCCTGACCACCCTGCCGACGAGCTACGAGGCCCCGCTGTGGATCCGGGCCCCCGACGCCGACCGGGTCAAGGGCCTGGACGAACCCGAGCTGGGCGCCGACTACCTCGGCTCGATCCACACCGACAACCGCCTCCACCTCTACCTGCTCTACACCGATGACGCCACACCGCCGCTGTGGATCCGCGACCGCTTCATCGAGAGCGACTACGTCTTCACCACGGACAACCCCCGGGCCGAGCGCCTGCGCCTGTGGCTTGCCGTGGCCCCGCCCGGCGAGATCGTCTTCTACGGCAACCGCTCCGCCGGCGCCTCGGACAACGCCGACTGCATGTACCTGCTGGGCCTGGGCGGTCTGTTCAGCGAATAA